In one Hippocampus zosterae strain Florida chromosome 10, ASM2543408v3, whole genome shotgun sequence genomic region, the following are encoded:
- the rab38a gene encoding ras-related protein Rab-38 produces the protein MQNNHAKEHLYKILVIGDLGVGKTSIIKRYVHHNFSPNYRATIGVDFALKVLNLDQETVRLQLWDIAGQERFGNMTRVYYREAMGAFIVFDVTRPASFEAVTKWKEDLDSKVTLANGNHVATVLLANKCDQGRDVLTNNGIKMEQFCQENGFVGWFETSAKENINIDEAANCLVKHIITSENDMLQSEVHDTITPQLETDKGGTCNSCFRSQ, from the exons ATGCAGAACAACCATGCCAAAGAACACCTCTACAAAATCTTGGTTATAGGAGACCTGGGTGTGGGCAAGACCAGCATCATCAAGCGCTATGTGCACCACAACTTTAGCCCAAACTACAGAGCCACCATCGGTGTAGACTTTGCCCTTAAAGTGCTCAACTTGGACCAGGAGACTGTGCGCCTCCAGCTGTGGGATATCGCAG GTCAAGAGAGATTTGGCAACATGACCCGCGTATATTACCGCGAGGCAATGGGCGCCTTCATTGTGTTTGACGTGACAAGGCCCGCCTCCTTCGAGGCAGTTACCAAATGGAAGGAGGACTTAGACTCCAAAGTGACACTGGCCAATGGGAACCATGTGGCCACGGTGCTCCTGGCGAACAAATGTGACCAGGGACGGGATGTACTCACCAATAATGGAATAAAGATGGAGCAGTTCTGCCAGGAGAATGGCTTTGTGGGATGGTTTGAGACATCTGCTaag GAAAACATCAACATTGACGAGGCGGCTAACTGCTTGGTGAAACACATCATCACCAGTGAGAACGACATGCTCCAGTCGGAGGTCCACGACACCATCACCCCCCAATTAGAAACGGACAAAGGCGGGACGTGCAACTCCTGCTTTAGATCGCAGTAA
- the ctsc gene encoding dipeptidyl peptidase 1 translates to MFVKMRFSGVLAYAFVICTGVCWGDTPANCSYEDLLGTWVFQVSSGGHDKTLNCSAETTGESVVMVSLEKLSVAFDELGNSGYFTLIYNQGFEVVINGYKWFAYFKYTEEGQKVTSYCDHTLPGWVHDVLGNNWGCFVGKKVNPIPPQVHYKPGLSSRLLNRPFAPNRRVIETINSAQNSWKAASYPEYKTYSLQDLHYRAGGPASHIPLHVRTTPVSTQAAKSAAALPQHWDWRNVDGINFVSPVRNQGSCGSCYSFASMGMLEARIRILTNNSEAPILSPQQVVSCSEFSQGCDGGFPYLIGKYVQDFGIVDESCFPYVGKNTPCGVPKNCGRAYVAEYSYVGGFYGGCSEEAMKMELVQNGPMAVSFEVYPDFMYYKEGIYHHTGILDSFNPFELTNHAVLLVGYGRCHMTGQKYWLVKNSWGTSWGEGGYFRIRRGSDECSIESIAVAAKPIPKL, encoded by the exons ATGTTCGTCAAGATGAGGTTTAGTGGTGTCTTGGCGTATGCATTCGTTATATGTACTGGGGTTTGTTGGGGGGACACCCCGGCCAACTGCAGCTACGAGGACCTGCTGGGGACGTGGGTGTTCCAGGTGTCCAGCGGGGGCCACGACAAGACCCTCAACTGTTCCGCTGAAA CAACAGGTGAGAGCGTGGTGATGGTGAGCCTTGAGAAGCTGTCCGTGGCCTTCGACGAGCTGGGAAACAGTGGCTACTTCACCCTAATCTACAACCAGGGCTTTGAAGTAGTCATCAACGGCTATAAATGGTTTGCATACTTTAAg TACACTGAAGAGGGCCAGAAGGTGACCAGCTATTGTGACCATACCCTGCCAGGATGGGTGCATGATGTCTTGGGAAACAACTGGGGGTGTTTTGTTGGCAAGAAAGTGAACCCAATCCCACCACAGGTTCACTATAAACCAGGCTTGAGCTCCag GCTTCTCAACAGGCCTTTTGCACCAAACCGACGTGTAATTGAGACCATTAACTCAGCCCAGAACTCTTGGAAGGCTGCGTCCTACCCGGAATACAAGACGTACTCGCTGCAGGACCTGCACTACAGGGCAGGAGGACCCGCCTCCCATATTCcact CCATGTTCGCACTACACCCGTGTCAACTCAAGCAGCCAAATCGGCAGCAGCTCTACCACAGCACTGGGACTGGAGGAACGTAGATGGCATAAACTTTGTCAGCCCAGTTCGAAACCAAG GTTCATGCGGTAGCTGCTACTCCTTCGCCTCCATGGGAATGTTAGAGGCTCGCATCCGAATCCTAACCAACAACAGTGAGGCTCCCATACTCAGCCCTCAACAAGTGGTCTCCTGCTCTGAATTTTCCCAAG GTTGCGATGGCGGCTTTCCATACCTGATTGGAAAGTACGTCCAGGATTTCGGTATTGTGGATGAGTCCTGTTTTCCATACGTTGGAAAGAACACTCCCTGCGGCGTACCTAAAAACTGCGGCCGCGCTTACGTAGCGGAGTACAGCTATGTGGGAGGATTTTATGGTGGCTGCAGTGAGGAAGCCATGAAAATGGAACTGGTCCAGAATGGCCCTATGGCGGTGTCCTTTGAG GTGTACCCAGACTTCATGTACTACAAGGAGGGCATCTACCACCACACGGGCATTTTGGACTCCTTCAACCCCTTTGAGCTGACCAATCACGCCGTGCTGCTGGTGGGCTACGGCCGCTGTCACATGACTGGCCAGAAGTACTGGCTTGTCAAGAATAGCTGGGGCACCAGCTGGGGAGAGGGGGGCTATTTCAGAATCCGCCGGGGAAGCGATGAGTGTTCCATCGAAAGCATCGCAGTTGCAGCCAAGCCCATCCCCAAACTCTag